The window TCGATGAAGACCGTGGTCCGAAGAAGCCGCCGGTGACCACGTGAAAGTGGCGTCGGACGATCACGTCGCGCCGAGGAACTGGCCGTCTTGCTGGTTCCGCAGAATCCGTGGTGCGCCTGCGCACCAACGTAGTTGACAGAAATCGAGGCTCGCCAAGGGTCCGGGCGTGACCGCCGAGCCCCCGCTCCTACTGACTCTCACCGAGACGGCTGCCCTTCTCGGCATCGGCAAGACGCTGGCATATGAGATGGCGGCCAATCGACGCCTGCCGGTGATCCGCATCGGCCGGTTGGTGCGGGTCCCCAGGGCCGACCTCGTGGCGTGGATCGCGGCGGAGACGCGCTACCCCGTACCACCTGACACGTCCGCTGCGCCGACCCGACGGGCGGTAGGAAGGCCGCTAACCGGCCCCGCGCGACGAATCGGGAATGCGCCTGTGGGCCCGAGGCTGCGGCCTGTCCCCATGGGCCTTGACCCGGCGGACGGATCCGCCCGTTGATGGACATGGCCTCACAGCTCCCCGTCGTGGTCACCCCGCTCCGCCCGCTGCTGACGGTGCCCGAGGCCGCGGGCCTCCTGCACATCAGCGAGCGGACCACGTGGCGACTCGTCCGCGACGGCGAGATTCCGGTGGTCCGCATTCGCAAACGGATTGTCCGCGTCGATCCAGCCGCGATCGCCGCCTACCTGGCCGCGCCGGATGGCTCGGTGCCCCCCGAGGTTCCCGGGCATACGGCAGACTGCCTGACGCCGGATACTACGGTCTATGACCACACGAGCAGATTCGCTGACAGCTCCGCGGGCGGTCGTAATTCCGCCAGAGCTCAAGG is drawn from Acidimicrobiales bacterium and contains these coding sequences:
- a CDS encoding helix-turn-helix domain-containing protein; amino-acid sequence: MTAEPPLLLTLTETAALLGIGKTLAYEMAANRRLPVIRIGRLVRVPRADLVAWIAAETRYPVPPDTSAAPTRRAVGRPLTGPARRIGNAPVGPRLRPVPMGLDPADGSAR